The Streptomyces camelliae genome window below encodes:
- a CDS encoding M23 family metallopeptidase, which translates to MRRPTRYAQVWAILLLAALAAAPLPPWAWAAPAPPAPAPSPVRVPQIARAWPVGVRPPVLRGWEPPPTPYGPGHRGADLSAPAGSPVRAVAPGRVSFAGRVAGRGVVSVELAGTDLRTTYEPVSPSVRKGDEVGAGDVVGAVEPTGSHCPVTCVHWGLLRGEIYLDPLLLLPPWLLHRGPSRLLPVLGVPLPA; encoded by the coding sequence ATGCGACGACCTACGCGATATGCCCAGGTCTGGGCCATCTTGCTCCTAGCCGCTCTGGCGGCGGCCCCACTGCCCCCGTGGGCCTGGGCGGCTCCCGCTCCCCCGGCCCCCGCTCCGTCCCCCGTCCGGGTGCCGCAGATCGCCCGCGCGTGGCCGGTGGGTGTACGACCGCCGGTCCTGCGCGGCTGGGAACCCCCGCCGACACCGTACGGCCCGGGCCACCGCGGCGCGGACCTGTCCGCCCCGGCCGGCTCCCCGGTACGGGCGGTGGCCCCGGGCCGGGTGTCCTTCGCGGGGCGGGTGGCGGGACGGGGTGTGGTGTCCGTGGAACTGGCGGGCACGGACCTGCGGACGACGTACGAGCCGGTGAGTCCGTCGGTGCGCAAGGGTGACGAGGTCGGGGCGGGGGATGTGGTGGGAGCGGTGGAGCCGACGGGTTCACACTGCCCGGTCACGTGCGTGCACTGGGGCTTGCTGAGGGGCGAGATCTACCTGGACCCGCTGCTGTTGTTGCCACCGTGGCTGCTGCACAGGGGGCCGTCGAGACTGCTGCCGGTACTGGGGGTGCCGCTGCCGGCGTAG
- a CDS encoding TetR/AcrR family transcriptional regulator codes for MAEHRSMQRAALLDAARSLLSEGGTEALTFPALAERTGLARSSVYEYFRSRAAVVEELCEVDFPLWAAEVAAAMELADSAEGKVEAYVRRQLALVGDRRHRAVVAISASELDAGAREKIRAAHGGLVAMIGEALAELGHEQPRLAAMLLQGVVDAAVRRIELGAAEDPAAITDAAVAMVLRGVRG; via the coding sequence GTGGCCGAGCACCGGTCGATGCAGCGAGCCGCCCTGCTGGACGCGGCTCGGTCCCTGCTGTCCGAGGGCGGGACGGAGGCGCTGACCTTCCCGGCTCTCGCCGAGCGCACGGGGCTCGCGCGGTCGTCCGTGTACGAGTACTTCCGGTCCCGGGCCGCCGTGGTCGAGGAGCTGTGCGAGGTCGACTTCCCGCTGTGGGCGGCGGAGGTGGCCGCGGCCATGGAGCTCGCCGATTCGGCCGAGGGCAAGGTCGAGGCGTATGTACGCCGGCAACTGGCGCTGGTCGGGGACCGGCGGCACCGGGCGGTCGTGGCCATCTCGGCCAGTGAGCTGGACGCCGGGGCGCGGGAGAAGATCCGGGCGGCGCACGGCGGACTCGTCGCGATGATCGGCGAGGCGCTCGCGGAGCTGGGGCACGAGCAGCCCCGGCTGGCGGCGATGCTGCTGCAGGGGGTCGTGGACGCGGCGGTGCGGAGGATCGAGCTGGGCGCGGCGGAGGATCCCGCGGCCATCACCGACGCGGCCGTGGCGATGGTGCTGCGGGGCGTGCGAGGCTGA